One Clupea harengus chromosome 3, Ch_v2.0.2, whole genome shotgun sequence DNA window includes the following coding sequences:
- the cftr gene encoding cystic fibrosis transmembrane conductance regulator: MQKSPVEDANWLSKYFFWWTYPIMRKGFTERLGPSDVYQAPSFDKADVLADHLEREWKKEVDSGKKNPRLLFALVRVRSFFWTFMICGVLLFLGEASKTVQPQLLGRIIAQFDPFHAAERSQGYFLALGLSLLFTARFLLLQPAVFGLHHLGMQIRIALFTLIYKKTLKLSSRVLDQISTGELVSLMSAHLSKFDQSMGMAHFVWISPLQCILSVGLVWELIDVNGFCALAAISLLGIIQAGLSHKMGPYKTQRAKLTSKRLALTSDIVENIHSVKAYGWEEVMETIINNMRKKEVKLTQKIGSLRYFYSSAYFFSAIWIIVAAIVPHALSRGIILRRIFTTLSYCIALRITITRQLPASIQMWYDTIALLKKIEDFLSKEEYKMPEYNPNATGLRLDNVTASWDEGIGELFDKIRRENKDKENGHMNGDGGLFFTNLYVTPVLRKITLRLEKGEMLALAGSTGSGKSSLLMTVLGELVPSEGTIRHSGRISFSPQTAWIMPGTIRDNILFGLNYDEYRYNSVIKACQLEQDLAAMPENDGTALTEGGLNLSGGQKARVALARAVYKDADVYLLDAPFTHLDIATEKEIFERCMLKLMASKTRVLVTSKLEHLKRADKILLLHNGDCFFYGTFSELQAQRPDFSSLILGLEGYDNIKAERRTSILSDTLRRVSVDESAGYRSERPSFRPPQPPHLPAYMEQHREERRSSVLLNPLAAAARKLSFIPSSSSMAGDEEVLVRRPAPDRKLSLMPEDELVDESFSGGDVYHNHSVHMAGQRRQSVLDFITNAGGAGRRDPNRSSFRRKMSILPQSDLTSEVDIYARRLSEDFNDANDFDFSGDMDGEHIEACFADQQIEDVFETTKWNTYVRYVSTNKNLIYVLIFIFIVFAAEVALSVIGIKLITDKVWREEHHWFNYNATHYPNMTQPEQFFPVIVTPTSIYYIMYIYVATSESVLALGFLRGLPLVRTMITISQRLHEKMLAAVLRAPMAVLNTMKTGRIMNRFTKDMATIDDMLPLLMFDLIQLLLIVVGCLLVVTILRPYIYLAATPLAIIFMLMRKYFLRTGQQLKQLETEARSPIFSHLIISMKGLWTIRAFGRQAYFEGQFQKALNTHTATWFLYLSTLRWFLFRADVIFTLFFTLAAWIAVGTTKDPYVGDVGIIVVMAMLINSTFQWCVVTSIAVDGMMRSVDRVFKFIDLPSEEPKSDGLGSSKGGKDKGSGLVIENVDAWAYTAWPNRGQLDVQKLSVKYTEAGQTIIKDLSFTVDGGQRMGLLGRTGSGKSTLFNGLLRLADTDGEVLIDDVSWNNMSLKAWRRAFGVIPQKVFIFTGSFRMNLDPYNRHSDEELWKVTEEVGLKSVIEQFPDKLEFQLEYGGQVLSNGHKQLMCLARSILRRARILLLDEPSAHLDPITIKALKSTLRDSFSTCTLLMSEHRMETLLECQSFLLLDQSTGKTFDSIQKLLNETSHLKQAMSPHERLKLFPRRNSSMRVPQPKISTVGLTLEEEAEDDFQDTRL; this comes from the exons ATGCAGAAATCACCTGTGGAAGATGCCAACTGGCTCTCCAAATATTTCTTCTG GTGGACATACCCTATTATGAGGAAGGGTTTCACGGAGAGATTAGGTCCTTCAGATGTGTATCAAGCTCCATCTTTTGACAAAGCCGACGTCCTCGCTGATCACTTAGAGAG AGAATGGAAAAAAGAGGTTGATTCTGGAAAGAAGAATCCCAGGCTGCTCTTTGCACTGGTTCGAGTTCGAAGTTTCTTTTGGACTTTCATGATTTGTGGAGTCCTCTTGTTTTTGGGG GAAGCCTCGAAAACTGTTCAGCCTCAGCTCTTGGGGCGCATCATTGCCCAGTTTGACCCTTTCCATGCAGCTGAGCGGTCGCAGGGCTACTTCCTGGCCCTGGGCCTGAGCCTTCTCTTCACCGCTCGCTTCCTGCTCCTCCAGCCGGCCGTCTTTGGCCTGCACCACCTGGGCATGCAAATCAGAATCGCTCTGTTCACCCTCATCTACAAGAAG ACCCTGAAGCTCTCCAGCCGAGTCCTGGACCAGATCAGTACTGGGGAGCTGGTCAGCCTGATGTCAGCGCATCTCAGCAAGTTTGACCAG AGTATGGGCATGGCCCACTTTGTGTGGATCTCACCGCTGCAGTGTATACTTAGTGTTGGTCTGGTGTGGGAACTCATAGACGTCAATGGCTTCTGTGCCCTGGCTGCCATCTCACTGCTAGGCATTATCCAAGCTGGTCTCTCACACAAGATGGGCCCTTACAA GACACAGAGGGCCAAGCTGACGAGTAAGAGGCTTGCCTTAACTTCGGATATCGTGGAGAACATTCACTCTGTAAAGGCCTATGGATGGGAAGAGGTTATGGAGACCATTATTAATAACATGAGAAA GAAAGAGGTGAAGCTCACGCAGAAGATCGGCTCGCTGCGCTACTTCTACAGCTCGGCGTACTTCTTCTCGGCCATCTGGATCATCGTGGCGGCCATCGTGCCCCACGCCCTGAGCCGGGGCATCATCCTGCGACGCATCTTCACCACCCTGTCCTACTGCATCGCCCTGCGCATCACCATCACCCGCCAGCTGCCCGCCTCCATCCAGATGTGGTACGATACCATCGCCCTGCTCAAGAAGATCGAG GATTTTCTGAGTAAGGAGGAGTACAAGATGCCGGAGTATAACCCGAATGCAACTGGGCTGAGACTTGACAATGTCACTGCTTCATGGGATGAG GGTATTGGGGAATTGTTTGACAAGATTCGGCGTGAGAACAAAGACAAGGAAAATGGTCACATGAACGGGGACGGCGGGCTCTTTTTCACCAACCTCTATGTGACGCCCGTGCTGAGAAAGATCACCCTGAGactggagaagggagagatgcTGGCTCTGGCTGGATCCACAGGCTCTGGGAAG AGCTCTCTGCTGATGACAGTATTGGGGGAATTGGTCCCATCTGAGGGGACCATCCGCCATAGTGGCCGAATCTCCTTCTCGCCTCAAACCGCCTGGATCATGCCCGGCACCATCCGAGACAACATCCTGTTTGGACTGAACTATGATGAGTACCGTTACAACAGCGTCATCAAGGCCTGCCAGCTTGAGCAG GACTTGGCCGCGATGCCTGAAAATGACGGGACTGCCCTGACAGAGGGAGGTCTGAACCTGAGTGGAGGCCAGAAAGCCAGAGTGGCTCTTGCcag AGCCGTGTATAAGGATGCCGATGTCTACCTGCTGGATGCCCCATTCACCCACCTGGATATTgccacagagaaggaaatcttTGAGAG atGTATGCTCAAGCTCATGGCCTCAAAGACCCGGGTGCTAGTCACCAGCAAGCTGGAGCACCTGAAGCGCGCCGACAAGATCCTGCTGCTTCACAACGGCGACTGCTTTTTCTATGGCACCTTCTCCGAGCTGCAGGCCCAGCGGCCCGACTTCAGCTCGCTGATCCTGGGCCTGGAGGGCTACGACAACATCAAGGCCGAGCGCCGCACCTCCATCCTGTCCGACACGCTGCGCCGCGTCTCCGTGGACGAGTCGGCCGGCTACCGCTCCGAGCGGCCCTCGTTCCGCCCGCCCCAGCCGCCTCACCTGCCCGCCTACATGGAGCAGCACCGCGAGGAGCGCCGATCCTCCGTGCTGCTCAACCCGCTGGCGGCGGCCGCGCGCAAGCTCTCCTTCATCCCCTCGTCCAGCTCGATGGCGGGTGACGAGGAGGTGCTGGTGCGGCGGCCGGCGCCAGACAGGAAGCTGTCGCTCATGCCCGAAGACGAGCTGGTGGACGAGTCGTTCTCGGGAGGGGACGTGTACCACAACCACAGCGTGCACATGGCCGGCCAGCGGCGGCAGTCGGTGCTGGACTTCATCACCAACGCCGGGGGAGCAGGCCGCCGGGACCCCAACCGCTCCTCGTTTCGCCGGAAGATGTCGATCCTGCCCCAGAGCGACCTGACCTCAGAGGTGGACATCTACGCCCGGCGTCTCTCTGAAGACTTCAACGACGCCAATGACTTTGACTTCAGCGGGGACATGGACGGCGAGCACATTGAG GCTTGCTTTGCAGATCAGCAAATTGAAGACGTCTTTGAAACAACCAAGTGGAACACATATGTCCGCTATGTGTCCACCAACAAGAATCTCATCTATGTACTCATCTTCATTTTCATAGTCTTTGCAGCTGAG gTTGCCCTCTCTGTCATTGGCATTAAATTGATCACAGA TAAGGTCTGGAGGGAGGAGCATCACTGGTTCAACTACAACGCAACCCACTACCCCAACATGACACAGCCGGAGCAGTTCTTCCCGGTCATCGTCACGCCGACCAGCATCTACTACATCATGTACATCTACGTGGCCACCTCCGAGAGCGTGCTGGCGCTGGGCTTCCTCCGCGGGCTGCCGCTGGTCCGCACCATGATCACCATCTCGCAGAGGCTCCACGAGAAGATGCTGGCCGCCGTGCTGCGTGCACCCATGGCCGTACTCAACACCATGAAGACAG GTCGCATCATGAACCGCTTCACCAAAGACATGGCCACCATTGACGACATGCTCCCCCTCTTGATGTTCGACCTCATTCAG ctcctcctgatTGTGGTTGGTTGCCTGTTGGTGGTGACCATCCTGCGGCCCTACATTTACCTTGCAGCGACGCCATTGGCCATCATCTTCATGCTCATGAGAAAGTACTTCCTGCGGACAGGCCAGCAGTTGAAACAGCTGGAGACAGAGG CTCGGAGTCCTATCTTCTCTCACCTCATCATATCCATGAAGGGTCTGTGGACGATCCGGGCCTTTGGACGGCAGGCCTACTTTGAAGGCCAGTTCCAGAAGGCCCTCAACACCCACACAGCCACATGgttcctctacctctccacccTGCGGTGGTTCCTGTTCCGGGCTGACGTGATCTTCACCCTGTTCTTCACCCTGGCTGCCTGGATTGCAGTTGGGACCACAA AGGACCCTTACGTGGGTGACGTTGGTATCATTGTGGTCATGGCCATGCTTATCAATAGCACTTTCCAGTGGTGTGTGGTCACCAGCATTGCTGTGGATGGAATG atgcGCTCTGTGGACCGAGTCTTCAAGTTCATCGACCTGCCATCGGAGGAGCCCAAGTCGGATGGTTTAGGGTCTAGCAAAGGCGGCAAGGACAAAGGCTCTGGCCTGGTCATCGAGAACGTAGACGCCTGGGCTTACACTGCATGGCCCAACCGCGGCCAGCTGGACGTGCAGAAGCTCTCCGTGAAGTACACAGAGGCAGGCCAGACCATCATCAAAGACCTCTCCTTCACTGTGGATGGTGGTCAACGG ATGGGTCTGTTGGGAAGGACAGGGTCAGGGAAGAGCACCCTCTTCAATGGACTTCTGCGTCTGGCCGACACTGACGGTGAGGTCCTCATTGATGATGTTTCCTGGAACAACATGTCCCTGAAGGCCTGGAGGAGAGCTTTTGGAGTCATCCCACAG AAAGTCTTTATCTTCACCGGAAGTTTCCGCATGAACCTGGACCCGTATAACCGGCACAGTGATGAGGAGCTGTGGAAGGTCACTGAGGAG GTGGGCCTGAAGTCGGTCATTGAGCAGTTCCCCGACAAGCTGGAGTTCCAGCTGGAGTATGGGGGTCAGGTCCTGAGCAACGGCCACAAGCAGCTGATGTGCCTGGCCCGCTCCATACTCAGGAGGGCCCGCATCCTGCTGCTGGACGAGCCCAGTGCCCATCTGGATCCCat cACTATAAAGGCTCTGAAGAGCACGCTGAGGGACTCCttctccacctgcaccctcctGATGTCGGAGCACAGGATGGAAACGCTGCTGGAGTGCCAGTCCTTCCTG TTGCTGGACCAGAGCACAGGGAAGACGTTCGACTCTATCCAGAAGCTGCTGAACGAGACGAGCCACCTTAAGCAGGCCATGAGCCCGCACGAGCGCCTCAAGCTGTTCCCCAGACGCAACTCCAGCATGCGGGTCCCCCAGCCCAAGATCAGCACCGTGGGCCTCaccctggaggaggaggccgaGGACGATTTCCAGGACACCCGCCTATGA